The window CTCgttttacttaaaatattaaCTTCAATACTCATAATTCATGCAAATCGACACACCTCCTTAGCagagaaatgtagaaattgttgGAAAAATGTTTCAATGTTAGTATATGTACCTTCTTTATGAGCGTGTGTACATTTGAAAAAAGTTCAAAGTCATTTCCTTTAACACGTTGATGGCGTAAAACAATTATTTgcatttcaaattatatttcattacttTAAAGCAGTGACGTTCATCGGTATCCAAAGGTACTAAATATTCGTCCCTGCATTAATTCTAACTTGTGATCGTACAATGTTCTTTATAGCGACATTCGTTTTGAATGAATAATAAGAATTAAGAACTTTAAATGACAGCAAAACGTATTAATACATGAATCATATATGGATTTAATGGATTTCGTAACAAACGCGTCATTCATCATCTTGTACTGTTGGTTTTCAAGTATCTttgttataaaaatgataaaattaacacTCTCTTTCGAGAGTTATCATGTACTTCTTATATCTATGCACTTGATACTTTGATAAGTCAAGTATATACATGTAATCTGAAGTACAAAGAACGTACTTTACGTTCATTCTATCGTAATTTTCATATCCAATTGCGTCAGACGATATTATATCTCGTGGAATTAGAGGACACCGACAGGTGACGCGCCTTGCACACACCCACTGAATCGACCAATAGTTTCATAGGTTACCAAGTGTTCTCAAATCGTTCTCTACGCACAACTTATTTACCGACTGTGCTTCAAGATAATGCATTATTTATAGAGAAACgattatcatttttaaatatagataaaTAGGAAATAATGTTTGAAAACGATAAGACCGACCAATGTCAATATAATGGAATTACTTTTGTAATGCAATGCCAACATGGCAACCACTGTTTGGGTCAATAAGTTGTCCAGACTTTTGCCCCAATACAGAACTGAATGAAAGGGAAAATCCACCTGTTGACGATCGTAGAAGGTTCAGAACTTTCCTATTCTATCGAATACCGTATTATTGAcgcttataaaattaataaaaatattttataactttatacGTGGGGAAACGAACAATACTTATAGCTTTATAGAGAACAACAggataaaatttaattcaaaaacttCTTATCGTGCATACCTTTTTAAGGTCACACGTTTCGTATAAACTCATAATCTTACGGCATTGACACGCATTAACATGCAAAGAATCTATTTCGCGAGCGGTAAGTATCGTTTAATTATCCGATAGGTACTAAGGGCATATTAATTGAATGCTTAGAATTCCATTAACTAGGGTCAAATACGTATCTACGTGCAGTAGTTTAGAGAACGTCTTGCGTCATTCGAAGAAACTGCGGATCGTTCGATCATGAAAGTATGTATTACTCCAAGCAACGATATCCGCTTGGGAACTCGAAAGAGAATCGATCAATGATCTGCGATGCGCAAGGTCAAGAATAGTTACTTCAAAGAATTCTGTCGATCGTTTATCTTCCAATTTCCATTATCGttgaaaaacaataaaaattcaaaaaattgttCAATCATTATTAATCTACAACCGCTGTTGTACGCGTACAATGTATCATTTTATTGCTcatttatcaaaaatatgaaGGTTTCATGCGTTATATATACCCCAATCTATAATATCCGTATCAAAATAAATGGTGATTCGACAAACGTCTTCGAATAGATAAAATTTCAACGATTATCTAAAAATATACTGTCTGCGTGTCATTCTTATTTTTCCCCTGTGAACGTGCACGTAAGAGACATTCGTGTTTGCACATGTCTATTGCCAATTACTATATCATTTAGTATCATTTACATACTTGCAAATTTCAGTAGCCAAGTATTCAAGATCAGCTGTTACCTACGCGTGTTTGCGTATGGATTTATCATCACGCATTCATTCAGGTTGATGTTTTCTGTTACATTGTTGCtatgttatataaattaattaatcaccGTAGATATGCTGATGCATCGTGCAATTTATTAGTTACATGTTACGTATATGTACAAGATATGAAACGTACTattagtattaaaaaaaaaaaaaatcagaaggGCAGGAAATGTTTCGGTAAGAAGctttgataaattaaaatattttattacatttttagtCCAGTGACGCGTGAAAACACGAGGTACTTACTCTCTGGGCAGAAAGAGGTATAGTAGTTTCTCTGGTATAAATTGGAACATCCAAATCACTGACACTGCTACTGATACTAGGCGCCCTGGAGTCAGGTCGTCCACTAAGAGGAACCGAAAGATGCGTCGGCCTAAGTGGATGGGATTCGGCAATGAAACCCTCTCCAAAATCCTCGTCATCTCGGTCCATCTGTAGCAAAATCACGCGAGATAAATATACTTAAATCATCTAAGCGTAAATTAACGACTTAACGAAACTAGCATTACTAATTTCCTCAATAGGAAAAAAGTATGAGTATCTTGTTTATGATATGAAGTTTACAAACTGTTATAAAAGATATTGTAGAAAGTATTCTTTAAAATGGcagaaaaagaaggagaaagctTACGAAAATCACGTTTATACTTCGACcggaaacattttttaaattaattattgaagatACATAAATACGTATCGTGATAACAATTACAATTATCAATTATACGTCGTAGATATTGTACGTAAAATTAGCACGAGAATGTGACAACGGTACGCTTTCCCTATCAATTATTTGGCAAACGATCAAGGCTAGTAACTCGATGACATACTCCCCACTCCGATTGATAATTTCGTTCTACGATCAGtgaagaaaattgataaaaaacgAAACAGTCATCAAGAGAACTATAGCGTAAAATGCATTCTATTTATAGTTCGAACCTGTTATTTGCTTGTAACATCATAGTGATATAAAcgtaaaatgtttagaaacgGATTAACAAATACAATCTCACTTCAAACGTAATTTAAAATAGTACGTGTCGTTATTGAAGCAAGAtcgtacattttttttaaatggcttgaatttaaaaaataaatgcctGTCATAAGCTATTAATTGCATTAGTAATTACGTCGACGTTTTTCACGCATCTTTCAAAACGAATCAACAGAGATCTCTGATGTAATGAACTGTCATTTAAAAGTGAAATTTCGGGaggaaaaatgtatattttcctTATCTAAATTTGTTCTGCATGTCATAAAATATTAGTCCGACCGAGCCAATAATATCAACCGCGAAAAATCGGGACACGGTCCATTGACGTCAACAGGGAGTCTGAAATGTACTACAAGGAAAGCATGACATTTTTTGTTAATTACCTCGTATCCGAGCGAAGGAAAAGTGAAGAAAGAAGTAGCAGAATGAAGAGAAGCAAATCGGTATTAGATTGTTCCTAAATAACAGAAGCTGCACCTTTTACGTCGCCAATTACGAAAGCAAACGTCGAATCTATACCGATGAAAGCACAAAaatatgagaaaaaaaaaaaatttgaagattAGAACACCCGTACTCCCAGGGTGTGCTCTTGAGACTGAGCTAGAGGACGCATCGCGTCGCGAcatcgccgtcgtcgtcgccgtcggcAAGACGTAGCCGTCGGCCTCCGGCTGGATTTAATTTTAACGCGTACGTTGTTAAGACGAGCCTCCAACTTCCTATAACAGCGAACACAACTACGTTAATGCATTACCTCTTCTCCCCGTTTAACTTCTTCCTATCTATGTTTGTACATCAATTGATTCTTGCTAAACTTCGCAATTGATTTCACTTGACCTGGTGGTATATCCTACCGGCAACTTCCAACGATCGGACTTGCAATTTAAACAACTTTTGATATTCACAGTTTTTTATTTATGCATACATTTCTTGAAGTCGTTGGATATTCGGAGTTAACTTTGCTAGAACAAAGACGATGCAGCAATTAATATGTAAATGCTACTAAattgtgtaattttttataattcattgaaattattgTAACTCCTTTGATGTTAAATTAGAATGCTTGTTTAAACAAGAGATCTGTATTATTTAATCGCGTGTTTCtacgaatatttttttttaactaatgTTCCCGATTACATAAAAATGCACTTGATTTTGATGCCAACTGTATGCATTaaaaatagtttatttaaaGACGTTCAATTTGTACGACAATATTTCTGAAATAATGGCGGCTTATCAATGCTGAAATCACCTAAACAGtttaatttgcaataaaatGAATACTTGcttaaaatatacataatattatcaataaagaaataaaaattgattttttgctTGAGGATCACTAATATGATCTTAGCGTTTGTATTTAATAcgtgtttaataataattttccgtAGAAATGAATAAATTCAAATGGTTTGAAATTGTTCTATATACCTGCACACTGGGATTGGATAAATTTAGCGCCATCTCTAAAATATTGTTTacgtttaattttctatatacgTTTTTGCAATTATAGAAATTTGATAGGAATTAATATTATAAGAATAATATTATAAGATAAGAAAGTTTACCACAGATATCAATGatatatataaatttctttTGGTCTCTCTTTGTGAACAGAACATTTTTATTGGAGAAGAATGGTTCTGCTAACGCGAGTTTTAGGTTATTCGAGTAAGGTAATTTATAACTTATTCAATgcaataaaattcatatttatttaatttagatatggtaattttAGAGTGAAAAAACTATAAtagattaataatataaatttttaattaactagCTACCAAGGAAATATAAACGCACAGGATTTATTGACAGTTTACGTATTTATGTAAGCGCTGGTTCTGGTGGTTCTGGGTTACATCGTTATGGTGGTTTAGGCGGAGCTGGAGGAAATGTATGTGTTGTTGCAAAAGAGGACTTAACGTTAAGAACTGTTAAAAATAAGATAGAAAATGTAAAGTTAAAAGCAGAATCAGGAGGTGAAAGTACCAAAAATGGAATTATTGGAACACCTGGAAAAGATTTAATTATAAAGATTCCAATTGGTGTGACTGTATATGATGATAGTCGCATTAAACTTGGTAATATACCCTTATAGTATAATATACACTTGGTAAGACTAATAATAGTTGTTTAAAAAAAGTTTATCCTTGTATGTTTATGAAAATTTAGGGGAACTAAATTCTGAAAATGAGAAATTAATAGTTGCAAAAGGTGGGCTAGGAGGAAGTGAAAATACAGGATATTGTGGACTTAAAGGTGAAAGGCGTGGCATAATACTTGATCTTAAGTTAATTGCTGATGTTGGTTTAATTGGTTTCCCTAATGCAGGAAAAAGTACACTTTTAAATGCAATTTCAAAAGCTAAGCCAAAAATTGCTGATTATCCATGTAAATATTATCTTATACGATAcgtgttatttttaaataataattatctaattttatttatcttataCATGTTTGTTTTCAGTTACAACTATTAAACCACAAATaggtattataaattataatgacTACAGACAAATTTCTGTTGCTGATTTACCAGGTTTAATTGAAGGTGCACATGTAAATAAAGGAATGggttttaatttcttaaaacaTATAGAAAGAACAAAATTACTACTATTTGTTATAGACATTCAAGGATTTCAGATTTCTGTTAAACACCAATATAGATCTTGTTTAGAAACTGTACTTCTATTGAACAAAGAAATTGAGCTTTATAAACCTGATTTGTTAGATAAACCTGCAatgattgtaataaataaaatggaTACAGAAGGggcaaatgaaatttataaagaCATTAAACcaaaattaagtaatttatcAGAAGCTTCCTTAGAATTTGATGAAGCTATGCAGTCAAAGAAGTTTTTGCAATTTGATGATATTCTGCCTACAGCTTTGATTAAAAAAGACGCAGATGACGTACAACGAATCAAAGAAAAAATACGATATATTATAGATAAATATGAAGAAATaaaagcttctgatcaaagtaACGAATCAAACGAAGATCGtttatatgaaaaattgaaacgtcAAATAAATCGACATGCACCTACGCTTCTATAattttttgtcgttttaaaatcAGAAAACCTTTGGAAAGGATATAAAAAAACATACCATTTTGTAAGTTAAAAACAATGATGTAATAACATGCTCTAATCATCTTACAAAAATGTAACAGTAAATGTTATCACTTAAACTATCTAGTAAAGTTTTCTTTTTATCGGTATCCATTCACATTTTACATTTGCTGCTTGTACTCTTTGAATCCAATTTTCTCCAAATGAAGCTTTAGGTTCTATTTCCACTTTTTCAATTTCACATGGATCTGTAATAATATCTGTACCTGTAATCCATTTTTCTACTCCATTCCATGCTATCATTATCCCATTATCAGTGCATAATTTTGGTGGAGttcttataaatttataacCTAATTCCGAGCATACAATACTTAATGCTTTGGCCAGTAAATTGTTACATGCAACTCCTCCAGAAATAACctaattaataagaaaagaaaaatattaaattgcaaTGTACATCATAGAACcttcttaataattttcaaacatacCAATGTACGTTTGTTTTCAGGAAATAATGACATTTTCTCAATAAATTTCATTGCTCTTTGAGTTCTCTGACAGACATGTGTTATAGCAGCTAATTGGAATGCTGCACACAAATTATATACATCAGGAATCAGCATATCAGCAATTATATTATGTTTCTCTTCTTCAAATTGGATGTACCTTTTACATGTACTTTGTATCCCAGCAAAACTAAAATTACAATCATAAAGTCTTGTCATTATGGGTGAAAATGCAAACTGATTAATGTCTGTTGCTTTACTTGCTGCAATCTCTAGAGCTTGGCCTCCACTTAAGGTATTAAATTCTGgaatatttcttaatttcagTCTTCGTG is drawn from Osmia lignaria lignaria isolate PbOS001 chromosome 14, iyOsmLign1, whole genome shotgun sequence and contains these coding sequences:
- the LOC117607383 gene encoding GTP-binding protein 10 homolog: MVLLTRVLGYSSKLPRKYKRTGFIDSLRIYVSAGSGGSGLHRYGGLGGAGGNVCVVAKEDLTLRTVKNKIENVKLKAESGGESTKNGIIGTPGKDLIIKIPIGVTVYDDSRIKLGELNSENEKLIVAKGGLGGSENTGYCGLKGERRGIILDLKLIADVGLIGFPNAGKSTLLNAISKAKPKIADYPFTTIKPQIGIINYNDYRQISVADLPGLIEGAHVNKGMGFNFLKHIERTKLLLFVIDIQGFQISVKHQYRSCLETVLLLNKEIELYKPDLLDKPAMIVINKMDTEGANEIYKDIKPKLSNLSEASLEFDEAMQSKKFLQFDDILPTALIKKDADDVQRIKEKIRYIIDKYEEIKASDQSNESNEDRLYEKLKRQINRHAPTLL
- the Tcs4 gene encoding threonyl-carbamoyl synthesis 4, with protein sequence MTWTIRLFHKCQQKHFINTRAFLHSYKNDVERVQNSQPDKPAIILGVESSCDETGCGIVDSTGTILGEAISSQQLNHLNFGGIIPTIAQMLHRDNITKVCEDALQSANLKLRDVDAIATTVKPGIRPSLGIGTKFGKYLAKIGNKPFIPIHHMEAHALTARIQEKVDFPYLVLLISGGHCLLGIVESTNKFYLLGTTKDNAPGEVFDKIARRLKLRNIPEFNTLSGGQALEIAASKATDINQFAFSPIMTRLYDCNFSFAGIQSTCKRYIQFEEEKHNIIADMLIPDVYNLCAAFQLAAITHVCQRTQRAMKFIEKMSLFPENKRTLVISGGVACNNLLAKALSIVCSELGYKFIRTPPKLCTDNGIMIAWNGVEKWITGTDIITDPCEIEKVEIEPKASFGENWIQRVQAANVKCEWIPIKRKLY